The genomic interval TCTGTTGCACACGCCAGCTCGATCGTTCCTACAAACAGCTTTTGCGCCTATGGGACGCCTCGCACTCACCAACTACATCGGTGCGACGCTCATCATGCTGGCTGCTAACACAGTGATTAGTCTGCCCGATTCTCCAAAAGCTTGGGACATCGCATTCTTCTTTACCGCCGGGATGCTTGTCTTCCAGATGGTGCTGAGCTGGGTGTGGGATCGCACCCTTGGGCAAGGCCCCTTAGAGCGCCTCTGGCGCATGGTGACATGGTGGAGTTTCGCACCCAAGCGCTCAGATAATCGTGAACCTAGTAATCGTGAATCTAGTGCGGCGGTTGAAAACATCCACGAAACAGCTCAGCCTGTTCTTCAGAATTAACGTGTTGAGCACTAGTCCTGTTTGGTCTTCTTTATCCGGAGAAACCAGACAGGACTTCTGCTATTGAAGAGGGATCCATAATGCCGCTCTATCGTGGTTACCTCATCACGGTGTGATCGGCTTTCCAGAGCGCTTGCAACCATACTGCTCACATCAATACCGCAATACCGCGATGAACAAAGTTTTCGGATGTCGTGAAATCATCACGGAGAGTTAGCGGAAAGCTATGCCAGACAAAAGAAAAAGACCGCCTAACTCAGTTAGACGGTCTTTTCATACTGTGCGCCCGGAGAGACTTGAACTCTCACGTCCTAAGACACTGGAACCTAAATCCAGCGCGTCTGCCAATTCCGCCACGGGCGCTTAGCGCAGGTTCACTGCGCAACGTGTGATGATTATACGGGTCATTGGACGATTTTGAAAAACGCCAGGTTCTTGCGCTGAAGAAGAAGTTGGTTTTCCCACGTTAGCGGGTATCCTAAGACACTGTGAATAACTCCGACCAGACGTCCCCAGATCTGCCCACGGCCACTGAGCCACGGCGTTTCCGAGTCCGGTTATGGCACATTGTTTTTCTGGTGGTTTTTGTCGCAGCAACTCTCTCGCTCGCGTGGTGGCAGTGGACGCGCTTTAGGTCTGGAAGTGGTTCATTCCAGAATTTGGGCTACGCGCTGCAGTGGCCGTTTTTCGGTGGATTCTTCATCTATGCGTATCGCAAGCTCATGGAGTATGAGAATCAGCGCTATGCCAGCGATGCCGAGCTATATGGCAACGCGACAGAAGCCGAAGAGCACACACAAGAAAAGCTTCCTTTTACTGCAGTGTCCCAGGAGGAAAAGAGTTCCACTGAGATCGATGAGTCGTTCCTGCCCCAGCGCAAGACCTTGAGCATAGAAGAGTTCAACCAGCTTAACCAGCAAAAACGTCGTCGTTAATGCTCTGATCGCTGTCATGGATGTTTGTCTGTAGGCTTGTTAACCGAGTATCAAAACTAGGAGATTGTAAAGCAGTATGACTACCTCTACCCCGATTCACCCGGAGCGTAAGCGTCGTGTGCGCCAGGCCCTTCGTTATTTCTCTATTTCTGCGTGGGCAACCGGCGTTATGCTGCTGGTCCTCGTCGTGCGGATGATTTGTCAGTACGGACTAGGAATGGAAATCCCTGAGTGGGGCAAGTACATCGCCCAGGTTCACGGTTTGCTCTACATTGTGTATCTGGTGGCTTCCTTGAACTTGGGAACCAAGGCTCGTTGGGAGCCGACCAAGTGGCTGATCACGGCCCTCGGTGGCGTGGTGCCTTTCCTTTCCTTCTTTGTCGAGTCCTGGCGCCGCAAAGATGTGGAGAAGACTTTCCAGCTCAACGAGTCCTAAGCAGCGCTACACGCCCACGCATAAAGCTCGGCACTAGACGTACAAACCTAGTGCCGAGCTTTGGTGTTTTCTACGCGTCCTGGATGATCCGCGCGATCACAGGAACCAATTGGGTAAGCGCCTTCCCGCGATGAGAAAGTGCGTTCTTTTCCTCCGCCGAGAGCTCAGCCGAGCTGCGGCATGTGCCTGCGGCGTCTTCTTCCGCTGGTACAAATAGCGGGTCGTAGCCAAAGCCGTTGTCGCCCTGGGGTGCGGTCAGCAGTCGCCCTTCCCAGCGCCCCTCAACAACGTGTTCTTCCCCATCGGGGGTCACCAAAGCGCACACGGACACGAATGCTGCTTGTCGACGCCCCTCTGGCACGTCCCCCATCTGATTCAGGAGGAGGTTGTTGTTGGCTGCGTCGTCACCGTGCCCACCAGACCACCTGGCAGAAAGAACACCGGGCATCCCGTTGAGCTCGTCCACCGTCAGACCGGAATCATCCGCGATAGTGATAAGGCCGGTGTGTTTCGCCCCAGCGCGTGCCTTGATCAAGGCGTTATCGGCAAAATGCCGGCCGTCTTCTTTAGGCTCTGCGTAGGGTTCCACAGCATTGAGCGGAACAATCTCCGCTCCTGAGATACCAGCTGCCTCCAGAATAACTTCTAATTCTGTGAGCTTTTTGGCGTTATTAGATGCGACGAGAATTCTCATGCAATCCCCAAAACTGCTTTTTGCACCTCTACCAACTCCGCGCAGCCTTTCTCTGCAAAGTCGAGAATGCGTGTGAGTTCATCGCGGTCAAAAGTATTGTGCTCGCCGGTTCCTTGAATCTCCACAAAGCGGCCACTTTGCATGATCACGTTCATGTCTACGTCGGCACGGGAGTCCTCTTCATAAGGCAGGTCAAGGCACACGGTTCCGTCGATAACGCCAACAGAGACAGCAGCCACAGGATCCTTCAGCGGGTTGCCTGGAACGACACCTTGCTTTTGCAGATGAGTGATGGCGTCGGCAAGCGCCACATACGCACCCGTGATCGATGCGGTGCGAGTCCCGCCGTCAGCTTGCAGAACATCGCAGTCGATGTTGATGGTGTTCTCCCCCAGCTCGAAGAGGTCCACAGCGGCACGCAGCGAACGCCCGATCAGACGAGAGATCTCATGGGTGCGCCCTTTCACCTTTCCGCGCATCGACTCGCGCGGGTTACGATCCAACGTTGCCGCCGGGAGCATGGCGTACTCGGCGGTGAGCCAACCTTCGCCGGAATCGCGTTTAAAGCGTGGCACCCCAATTTCTGCAGAGGCAGTACACATAACTCGGGTGTTACCGAACTCGACCAAGACGCTTCCCGCAGGATTAGTGGTAAAGCCACGGGTGATTTTCACGGTACGCATTTGGTCAACTGCGCGGCCATCGGCGCGCTTAAAGTTCGAAGTAGTCATGCCCACCACACTACTGCAGCTGTTCTCTGCCCAAGAGACTAGATGTTGATTTCCATGCCTTGGTAGGAGATATCGATGGGACCGTCGTATTCAGATCGTGCCTTCTCAAGAGCTGCCTCGGCATTCCCCCACGGCGGTATATGCACGAGTACGAGCCGCTTTACTCCGGCAAGGCGCGCGATACGGCCGGCCTCCGCTCCGCTCATATGCATGTTGGGGGCCTTACCCTCGCTGGTCTCTCCCCACGTAGCCTCGCACAGAAAAACATCAGCATTGCGTGCGCACTCAATCAGGTTCTCTGTATAGGAACTGTCGCCGGAATACGCAATGATTTTCCCCGAGCGTTTATGCTCTACGCGCAGGGCAAACGTTTCAATCGGATGTATAACCGAATATGGCGTGATAGAAACAGCACCGACCAGCTCCTCCTGTGCGTTTTCCCACGGCGTAAACGCAAAGGTATCTGACATATCGTCGATGTTATCCACGGAATCGGCACTTAAGCGCCCCATTCGGATGGGGGTGTCTGTGGGACCAAAACACAGATTACGCCCCTTCGCTGCCGCCGTCGGATGATAGCGACGCCACACCAAGAGGGAAGGAAAGTCGACGCAATGGTCAGCATGTAGGTGCGAAAACACGACATGTGCATCGGAGGGATTCTGGACGCGTTCGAGCTGTGCTAGGACACCTGGCCCCATGTCCATGAGGATGCTGGGGGCGTTATCCATCTGAATGAGGTACCCGGAGGCAGCGTTGTCGGGGGCGCCCAGGCTTCCGGAACTTCCAAGGATGGTCAGCTTCATATTTTTTACTGTGCCACGATTACGTGCCAAGAGCGAGCGGAAAAGGGGCCATATCCACTAAGTGGATGAACTTTACACCTCCCGTAGCTTTTCGACGTGCGTCACATGCGGCCCCAGAAAACGCATGGCGAGCTGCTCAAATAAGGCAGGGTCTCCTGTGGACTCGAAAGAGCGAATAGGTTGCTTATCTGTGGCGGCGTCGGCAAGCATATCGTTGCGGCTCAGTGTCTTGAGCACGTCTTTTACGCATTCTTCCGAGGAAGAAATAAGGGTAACGTTATCCCCCACGGCGAGCTGAATCACGCCTGTCAGCAATGGGTAATGAGTACACCCAAGAACCAGAGTGTCTACCCCCGCGGCTTGCAACCCCTCCGTATAGCCTTGGGCTACTCCCAAGATTTGTCGCCCCGATGTGATGCCGCGTTCCACAAAACTCACAAAACTCGGGCAGGCTTGCGCATAGACATCTACACCGGGACTTGCAGCAAATAGCTCTTGATATGCCCCCGAGGCAATTGTTCCCTGGGTGCCCAAAACACCAATTTTGCCATTGCGGGTGGTGGCAACAGCGCGTCGTACAGCAGGAAGAATCACCCCGACCACCGGGATGCTATACCGTTCACGCAGATCACGTAACGCGGCTGACGTTGCTGTATTACAAGCGATCACAATCATCTTGCAGCCGCGAGCCACCAGCTCATCGCCGATCCGCATGGAAAGCTCTCGGACTTGGGCGATCGGTTTTGGTCCATACGGGCTATGAGCAGTATCCCCGATATATATCACTGACTCTTGGGGAAGCTGCTCCATAATTGCCCGAGCTACGGTCAATCCCCCCACACCGGAATCAAAAATGCCGATCGGCGAGGAGGCATCAATCGTACCTTCGTACACAATCGATGGCTCCACGCCTGGCACTTCTGTTTTCAAGGAATCCGACTTGTGGTCTTGTATCACGTAGTCCATGCTAATCCGGTCAGCCGGAAGTGTATAACGAGCACTGCCGTCCACCACTTTCGCGGGCCAGCAACATCAAGAGCGCTCAAGAGCTCGCTGTTCCCGGCGCGCTTTCAACGCTGGCGGGTCATCGGAAGTGATGGTCGCACCTGCGATGAGTCCGCCAATAGCTCCGAATAGGTGCGCCTGCCATGAGACTCCAACGTCGCCCGGCAAAACTCCCCAAATCAAACCACCGTAGATAAACGCCAAAACCATACCGAGCAGTACCTGCGAGAAGCTTCTATTGAAGATTCCTCGAACCACTAGATAAGCAAGCCAGCCGTAAATGAGACCGGAGGCGCCGATATGAGTGGTTCCGATTCCGCCAAAGATCCAGGTTCCCATGCCGCCGACAACCGCAGCGATCATTGTGACTTCCCAGAATGCCCGACGACCAGATAGGCCAATGAGGAACACAAAGATTAACCCGGGGAGGGTATTAGCTGAGAGGTGCATATAGTTTCCGTGCACGAGCGGCGACGTAAAGATATGCCAGATTGAGGCACCGTCTAGTGGGTGCACGCCAAGTCCTTGAGCGAGGGTGCCACCAAAAAATACGGTGTTCACAATATGAACTGCCCAGATGATAACCACATACCCCAAGGCCAGTACGGTAGCGTCGACTAAGCGTTTGCGCCCCATGGATCGCCACGAACTAGTATCCACGCCTCGCTGTGTCACCCTATCCGCAGAATAACCCGGCGTTGGAAGATACTGCGCGCCATACTCATGAGGAAGATACCCACCGCTAGTTGATACACCGCCGTAAGTATTTCTATCTGATTGAGCGTAGGGGTTAAATCGGTTCGTCATAATGAAGCACAGCCTAGTAAAGAAATCTCGCAGCTCCATCCCCTGCTGCTAGTAAAATGCTGGGAAAACGCCCAGCATACTGACAGTAATCGGGTGTCCCCGCTTCTAGAATCAAGCGCCTTGATTACCCCATCATCGCGTTCAGTAGTGACTCTTGGTTATAAGCCAGCCATTCGACCAGGTTATCTCGGTCTTGTTCAGCTTCTTCTCCAAAGACCTCTCCAGATGCCACGTAGAGGCGGATATCGTTAAGCGCAGCAACCCATGCATGCGCCTCTGGTTCCGTGATATCCACGTGAACACCGCCATCGGGGCCAAGAGCCTGACCGAGCACCTGCAAATGCTCAACCTTCGCACGCGTAATGTCTGTCTCGTGCAGACAACGCAACAAAGAATTATCTCCTTCGAATTCCTCGTCGCCTTCCTTTTCAAAATCTGGAAGTAGCCGGGCCAATGCGGGATCGGTGGGGGCTTCTTTATGCCCACTAGGCATACCGGTGAGCTCTGCCAACTCGTCTTTGGGTGCGGTTTGCGCACGGTGGATGAGGGCCTCACTCACGGTGGAGGCAAGGTTTCCAAGAACCTCTCGTTCCATTGGCTCAAGCACACATACAAAGTGGGCCCCGCGCATGAGGCCTTTCTTTTTCTTCCATGGCTGCATAGTGATTATGCCTTTCGATCAAAGGAGCGCTCGGCTTTTCGCCTATAAGCGCTACGGGACGCACGTGGGGAGCAAGGGGTGCACAAACCCCCAGGGACTAACCGCCCTGTTGCATCGTGGCCCACAGGCCAGCGGTGTGGAGCTTTTTCACATCGCCTTCAACTTTGTCGCGCTCCCCGGAGGACACCACGGCTTTGCCTTCTGTATGAACCTGCATCATCAACTCGATAGCGCGGCGCTTGCTATATCCGAGGATCGTTTGGAATACATACGTTACGTAGCTCATGAGATTGACCGGGTCGTCCCACACGATGCACATCCAAGGCAGATTTTCGCTGGAGGCCACGTCCACTGATAAATCCTCGTCAAGCTCTGGGGTAGCCATCGGAGAAGACACCACAACATCCATAGTGGGTGCTAAAACGACAGAAGGTAGCTCGTTAAGGGAATGAGTCACATCTTCTTGGTTGACTTGCATACAACACAGCCTAGCCCAATTCCTTAGTTGTTCCGCATGGAGCTTTTCTTTTGAGAGCCCGATGAAGATCTGAACACGACAGCCCCACAGTGAGCTGCCGCACAAATATACGGAAAAGCGTTTTATGACTTGTGCTTCAGCTCTCATCGTTTTCAAGGCTAAGCTTGTGTGCGTGACTGAATTCGAATCGACAGCATTGCTCACCGATATGTACGAGTTAACAATGTTGCAATCAGCGCTTGCCGACGGCACTGCATACCGCAACTGTACATTCGAGGTTTTCTCCAGGCGGCTTCCCAACGAACGCCGCTATGGTGTTGTCGCAGGAACAGCCCGAG from Corynebacterium ulcerans carries:
- a CDS encoding DUF3817 domain-containing protein; protein product: MTTSTPIHPERKRRVRQALRYFSISAWATGVMLLVLVVRMICQYGLGMEIPEWGKYIAQVHGLLYIVYLVASLNLGTKARWEPTKWLITALGGVVPFLSFFVESWRRKDVEKTFQLNES
- the rdgB gene encoding RdgB/HAM1 family non-canonical purine NTP pyrophosphatase, producing the protein MRILVASNNAKKLTELEVILEAAGISGAEIVPLNAVEPYAEPKEDGRHFADNALIKARAGAKHTGLITIADDSGLTVDELNGMPGVLSARWSGGHGDDAANNNLLLNQMGDVPEGRRQAAFVSVCALVTPDGEEHVVEGRWEGRLLTAPQGDNGFGYDPLFVPAEEDAAGTCRSSAELSAEEKNALSHRGKALTQLVPVIARIIQDA
- the rph gene encoding ribonuclease PH, translating into MTTSNFKRADGRAVDQMRTVKITRGFTTNPAGSVLVEFGNTRVMCTASAEIGVPRFKRDSGEGWLTAEYAMLPAATLDRNPRESMRGKVKGRTHEISRLIGRSLRAAVDLFELGENTINIDCDVLQADGGTRTASITGAYVALADAITHLQKQGVVPGNPLKDPVAAVSVGVIDGTVCLDLPYEEDSRADVDMNVIMQSGRFVEIQGTGEHNTFDRDELTRILDFAEKGCAELVEVQKAVLGIA
- a CDS encoding MBL fold metallo-hydrolase, which translates into the protein MKLTILGSSGSLGAPDNAASGYLIQMDNAPSILMDMGPGVLAQLERVQNPSDAHVVFSHLHADHCVDFPSLLVWRRYHPTAAAKGRNLCFGPTDTPIRMGRLSADSVDNIDDMSDTFAFTPWENAQEELVGAVSITPYSVIHPIETFALRVEHKRSGKIIAYSGDSSYTENLIECARNADVFLCEATWGETSEGKAPNMHMSGAEAGRIARLAGVKRLVLVHIPPWGNAEAALEKARSEYDGPIDISYQGMEINI
- the murI gene encoding glutamate racemase, encoding MYEGTIDASSPIGIFDSGVGGLTVARAIMEQLPQESVIYIGDTAHSPYGPKPIAQVRELSMRIGDELVARGCKMIVIACNTATSAALRDLRERYSIPVVGVILPAVRRAVATTRNGKIGVLGTQGTIASGAYQELFAASPGVDVYAQACPSFVSFVERGITSGRQILGVAQGYTEGLQAAGVDTLVLGCTHYPLLTGVIQLAVGDNVTLISSSEECVKDVLKTLSRNDMLADAATDKQPIRSFESTGDPALFEQLAMRFLGPHVTHVEKLREV
- a CDS encoding rhomboid family intramembrane serine protease; translation: MELRDFFTRLCFIMTNRFNPYAQSDRNTYGGVSTSGGYLPHEYGAQYLPTPGYSADRVTQRGVDTSSWRSMGRKRLVDATVLALGYVVIIWAVHIVNTVFFGGTLAQGLGVHPLDGASIWHIFTSPLVHGNYMHLSANTLPGLIFVFLIGLSGRRAFWEVTMIAAVVGGMGTWIFGGIGTTHIGASGLIYGWLAYLVVRGIFNRSFSQVLLGMVLAFIYGGLIWGVLPGDVGVSWQAHLFGAIGGLIAGATITSDDPPALKARREQRALERS
- a CDS encoding DUF2017 domain-containing protein, with translation MQPWKKKKGLMRGAHFVCVLEPMEREVLGNLASTVSEALIHRAQTAPKDELAELTGMPSGHKEAPTDPALARLLPDFEKEGDEEFEGDNSLLRCLHETDITRAKVEHLQVLGQALGPDGGVHVDITEPEAHAWVAALNDIRLYVASGEVFGEEAEQDRDNLVEWLAYNQESLLNAMMG
- the clpS gene encoding ATP-dependent Clp protease adapter ClpS → MQVNQEDVTHSLNELPSVVLAPTMDVVVSSPMATPELDEDLSVDVASSENLPWMCIVWDDPVNLMSYVTYVFQTILGYSKRRAIELMMQVHTEGKAVVSSGERDKVEGDVKKLHTAGLWATMQQGG